Proteins from a genomic interval of Chryseobacterium indologenes:
- a CDS encoding YdcF family protein: MRIIRNIFNLGLVSLELGILMICFCNVWVFGLTNGRTYTKISKIPPREIALVLGTSPKMRSGLSNPYFTKRMDAAALLYHHGKIKKIIVSGEKSKGYNEPAAMKNYLVYQEGVPGDIIIEDPKGFNTYKSILRCKDVYKKKNVIIVSQGYHNLRALFFARNNDMNALGFDAQDVNKPESFYRNQAREILARVIAVVYFILGVSPD; this comes from the coding sequence TTGAGAATTATTAGGAACATATTCAATTTAGGTTTAGTGTCATTAGAGTTGGGAATTCTGATGATATGTTTCTGTAATGTCTGGGTTTTCGGGCTTACGAATGGTCGTACCTACACCAAAATATCTAAAATTCCTCCCAGAGAGATTGCCCTTGTTTTAGGAACTTCTCCTAAGATGAGATCAGGATTATCAAATCCTTATTTTACCAAAAGGATGGATGCGGCAGCTCTTCTTTATCACCATGGAAAAATTAAAAAAATTATTGTAAGCGGAGAGAAAAGCAAAGGCTATAATGAACCGGCTGCCATGAAAAATTATCTGGTTTATCAGGAAGGCGTTCCCGGAGATATTATCATAGAAGATCCGAAAGGCTTTAATACGTACAAGAGTATTCTTCGTTGTAAAGATGTCTACAAAAAGAAAAATGTAATCATTGTATCACAGGGATACCATAATCTGCGTGCCTTATTTTTTGCAAGAAATAATGATATGAATGCTTTGGGGTTTGATGCTCAGGATGTCAATAAACCTGAAAGCTTTTACAGAAATCAGGCGAGGGAAATCCTCGCCCGTGTGATTGCTGTAGTATATTTTATTCTGGGTGTTTCTCCGGATTAG
- a CDS encoding ABC transporter ATP-binding protein produces the protein MHLQIRQAHIGYNTTLISNATADLKLGDVCLLIGNNGVGKTTLIKSILHQTPLLQGEISINGKNIKSLSVKEVAENIAIVFSKSVIPQHYTVEDLISLGKYIYYPFYFELKKEDREEVAHIIEELDLSQYRYTLLKNLSDGNLQKAFIGRAITQNSPIIILDEPTTHLDEKNKIIILKTLRRLAKEQNKIILFSSHDWRLAKEFADKIWYVKDKQLYTGIVEDLLLQHEELTNPSLFEVNEKFIPPHISAPPVHKEMLYSLLQKNFQKDLSSFNFEFKDTFWEITNNSAEYQCESFEEIIILIENI, from the coding sequence ATGCACTTACAGATCAGACAAGCCCATATCGGTTACAATACAACATTAATTTCTAATGCCACTGCAGATTTAAAGCTAGGTGACGTTTGTTTGTTGATTGGCAACAACGGTGTAGGAAAAACAACTTTGATCAAATCTATTTTACATCAGACTCCATTACTTCAGGGAGAGATCTCAATCAATGGAAAAAATATAAAAAGTCTTTCTGTAAAAGAAGTTGCAGAGAATATTGCTATTGTTTTTTCAAAATCGGTCATTCCACAGCATTATACTGTTGAAGACCTCATTTCTCTGGGAAAATACATCTACTATCCTTTTTATTTTGAATTGAAAAAAGAAGACCGGGAAGAGGTTGCTCATATTATTGAGGAACTTGATCTCAGTCAATACCGGTATACGCTGCTGAAAAATCTTTCGGATGGTAATCTTCAGAAAGCATTTATCGGACGGGCTATTACCCAGAACTCTCCTATTATTATTTTAGATGAGCCCACCACCCATCTTGATGAAAAGAACAAAATCATCATTCTTAAAACACTAAGACGATTAGCCAAAGAGCAAAATAAAATTATTTTATTCTCCTCTCACGACTGGAGACTTGCCAAAGAATTTGCAGACAAAATATGGTACGTAAAAGATAAACAGCTTTATACAGGAATTGTAGAAGACCTCCTTCTTCAGCACGAAGAGCTGACGAATCCTTCATTATTTGAAGTTAATGAAAAATTTATCCCTCCCCATATTTCTGCACCGCCGGTCCATAAAGAAATGTTGTATTCTTTACTTCAGAAAAACTTTCAAAAAGACCTTTCTTCCTTTAATTTTGAATTTAAGGATACCTTTTGGGAGATCACCAACAATTCCGCGGAATACCAATGTGAATCTTTTGAAGAAATCATAATTTTAATCGAAAACATTTAA
- a CDS encoding TlpA family protein disulfide reductase gives MKKIILSTLILTALYSCKKDAKTNDAQSTTDSLSVTQNTDNKADTYVPKEHSPENVGQHLAKNNDTLYVTNFFATWCGPCMREIPSFKNKMQELQGKPVKFTFVNLDDKSEWDTSVKNFVVENNLGKNVILLDGQKIDPTFFSSNFKQWDGGSIPFTFMRKGDKTDEYLGMMTEEVLNSKIDSFLK, from the coding sequence ATGAAGAAGATAATTTTATCCACGTTGATTTTAACTGCATTGTACAGCTGTAAAAAAGACGCTAAGACAAACGATGCCCAATCAACAACAGATTCCCTTTCTGTAACCCAAAATACAGATAATAAAGCTGATACATATGTACCGAAAGAACATTCTCCTGAAAACGTCGGCCAGCATTTAGCTAAAAATAACGATACGTTATATGTCACTAATTTTTTTGCTACATGGTGTGGTCCTTGTATGAGAGAGATCCCAAGTTTCAAAAACAAAATGCAGGAGCTGCAAGGTAAACCTGTAAAGTTCACCTTCGTAAATCTTGATGATAAATCCGAGTGGGATACTTCAGTAAAAAACTTTGTCGTAGAAAATAACCTGGGGAAAAATGTTATCCTGTTAGACGGACAAAAAATAGACCCGACCTTCTTTTCCAGTAATTTCAAACAATGGGACGGAGGATCGATTCCTTTTACTTTTATGAGAAAAGGAGACAAAACGGATGAGTATCTGGGAATGATGACTGAAGAAGTGTTGAATTCCAAGATTGATTCTTTTTTAAAGTAA
- a CDS encoding iron ABC transporter permease, with the protein MSKRFKILCLLLVIAIIIGAVINLNTGFLSLDIIDFFQNSPQNQIAEIRINRVLVMLLAGISIPTSGFLMQEYFQNPLAGPDILGITSVASLSVAFYIFFSHDILLPEFLQNSFLSLSAIGGSLVLMLILLSMSNKFQDKSYLIIFGFLVSAFAGAIVSLLQFYAENQSLKNYILWSFGANNMVNRNQIYVLSILVFTGLFFCFKTIKPLIGNSLGTAYAQSLGVNLKQLKLLIIVAASLLSASITAFLGPILFIGIIVPHFCRLVYNPSKLWQQWILNMFLGMLIMLFFSIIAEKTQIPLNVISSVFGIPVILGMLLKQNRV; encoded by the coding sequence ATGTCAAAAAGGTTTAAAATCCTGTGTCTATTATTAGTTATTGCAATCATTATCGGTGCAGTTATCAATCTGAACACAGGATTTTTAAGTTTAGATATCATAGATTTTTTTCAAAATTCCCCACAGAACCAAATTGCAGAAATCCGGATCAACCGTGTACTGGTTATGCTTCTTGCAGGAATTTCAATTCCTACTTCCGGTTTTTTGATGCAGGAGTATTTTCAAAACCCGCTGGCAGGGCCGGATATCCTGGGAATCACCTCGGTAGCCAGTTTGTCGGTAGCATTTTATATTTTCTTTTCCCATGACATTTTGCTGCCGGAATTTCTTCAAAATAGTTTCTTAAGCCTATCAGCCATTGGAGGAAGCCTTGTCCTCATGCTTATTCTGTTATCAATGTCCAATAAATTCCAGGATAAATCTTACCTGATTATTTTTGGATTTCTGGTATCTGCATTTGCCGGAGCAATTGTTTCGTTACTTCAATTTTATGCTGAAAATCAAAGCCTTAAAAATTATATTCTATGGTCCTTCGGAGCCAATAATATGGTCAACAGAAACCAGATTTATGTCTTGTCAATATTGGTATTCACAGGACTTTTTTTCTGTTTTAAAACCATAAAACCCTTGATTGGAAATTCTCTGGGCACTGCATATGCACAAAGTCTGGGCGTCAATCTGAAACAACTGAAATTATTGATCATTGTCGCAGCTTCTTTACTTTCTGCTTCTATTACAGCATTTTTAGGTCCTATCCTATTTATTGGAATTATCGTGCCTCATTTCTGCAGACTGGTGTACAATCCATCCAAACTATGGCAACAATGGATTCTTAATATGTTTCTGGGAATGCTGATTATGTTGTTTTTCTCAATTATTGCAGAAAAGACGCAGATTCCTTTAAATGTGATCAGTTCTGTTTTTGGAATTCCTGTAATCCTGGGAATGCTTTTGAAACAGAACAGAGTATAA
- a CDS encoding acetyl-CoA C-acyltransferase, which translates to MKTAYIVKGFRSAVGKAPKGSLRFTRPDVMAATVIEKLMAELPQLDKNRIDDLIVGNAMPEAEQGLNVARLISLMGLNTDKVPGVTVNRYCASGSEAIAIASAKIQAGMADCIIAGGTESMSYIPMGGYKPVPETDIAKTNPDYYWGMGYTAEEVAKQYNITREEQDQFAFESHMKALKANQEGRFANQIVPIPVEYNFLDENQKMQTKKFDFSVDEGPRADTSLAGLSKLRPVFANGGSVTAGNSSQMSDGAAFVMVMSEEMVKELGLEPEARLVAYAAAGLEPRIMGMGPVYAIPKALKQAGLELKDIDLIELNEAFASQSVAIKKELGLNPDILNVNGGAIALGHPLGCTGTKLTVQLLDEMRKRGNKYGMVSMCVGTGQGAASIFELL; encoded by the coding sequence ATGAAAACAGCATACATTGTAAAAGGATTCAGATCAGCAGTAGGAAAAGCGCCAAAAGGGTCCCTACGCTTTACACGTCCTGACGTGATGGCAGCTACCGTTATTGAAAAATTAATGGCTGAGCTTCCTCAATTAGATAAAAACAGAATTGATGACCTTATTGTAGGAAATGCAATGCCTGAAGCAGAGCAAGGGCTGAACGTTGCACGTCTGATCTCTTTAATGGGATTAAATACGGATAAAGTTCCTGGAGTAACGGTCAACAGATATTGTGCATCAGGTAGCGAGGCGATTGCTATCGCTTCAGCAAAAATACAGGCAGGAATGGCTGATTGTATCATTGCCGGAGGTACAGAATCTATGTCATATATTCCGATGGGTGGTTACAAACCTGTCCCGGAAACTGATATTGCTAAAACAAACCCTGATTACTATTGGGGAATGGGCTACACAGCTGAAGAAGTGGCCAAACAATATAATATTACAAGAGAAGAACAGGATCAGTTTGCTTTTGAATCTCACATGAAAGCATTAAAAGCGAATCAGGAAGGAAGATTTGCCAACCAGATTGTTCCTATTCCCGTAGAATATAATTTTCTTGATGAAAATCAGAAAATGCAGACTAAAAAGTTTGACTTCTCTGTAGATGAAGGGCCAAGGGCTGATACTTCTTTGGCCGGTCTTTCCAAACTAAGACCTGTATTTGCCAACGGAGGAAGCGTAACAGCCGGAAACTCTTCTCAGATGAGTGATGGGGCAGCTTTCGTAATGGTAATGAGCGAAGAAATGGTAAAAGAATTAGGTCTTGAACCTGAAGCAAGACTGGTAGCGTATGCTGCTGCAGGTCTTGAACCAAGAATTATGGGTATGGGACCTGTCTATGCTATTCCAAAAGCCCTTAAACAAGCAGGTCTAGAGCTAAAAGATATCGATTTGATAGAGCTAAACGAAGCTTTTGCCTCTCAATCTGTAGCCATTAAAAAAGAATTAGGATTAAATCCTGACATCCTGAATGTAAACGGAGGTGCCATTGCACTCGGACACCCTCTGGGATGTACAGGTACCAAACTAACAGTTCAGTTGCTCGACGAAATGAGAAAACGAGGAAACAAATACGGAATGGTTTCAATGTGCGTTGGAACAGGACAGGGAGCAGCTTCTATTTTTGAACTACTTTAA
- a CDS encoding four helix bundle protein yields MKHNFKHLNIWKLSIELADEVYVATDRFPKNEEFGLKSQIRRCTVSVASNIAEGSSRSSNKDFNRFLEISLGSLYELQTQIIISANRNYLEISKTEEIENKIIELQRMISGFQKNLTF; encoded by the coding sequence ATGAAACATAACTTCAAACATCTTAATATCTGGAAACTCTCTATTGAGTTGGCTGATGAAGTTTATGTTGCTACAGATCGTTTTCCAAAAAACGAAGAATTTGGGCTTAAGTCTCAGATTAGAAGATGTACGGTTTCTGTAGCTTCCAATATTGCAGAAGGCTCAAGCAGAAGTTCAAATAAAGATTTTAATCGTTTTTTAGAAATAAGTCTTGGTTCTCTTTATGAATTGCAAACTCAAATTATAATTTCGGCCAACAGAAATTACTTGGAAATTTCTAAAACCGAAGAAATAGAAAATAAAATCATAGAACTGCAGAGAATGATTTCTGGCTTTCAAAAGAATTTAACATTCTAA
- a CDS encoding MarR family transcriptional regulator: MDNNKEKIENVDLILKQTWLAVSKMYTELAQEHDSTAVQALTLLKIDPKEGTRSTNLGPKMAIEPTSLTRIIKLLEDNGYIYKEKTTTDKREVIIKLTDKGLNSRNMSKEVVVNFNKKVMEKIAPEKMETFKDVMTEIMKIANELLNNRK; the protein is encoded by the coding sequence ATGGATAATAATAAGGAAAAAATAGAAAACGTAGATTTAATTTTAAAACAGACCTGGCTGGCTGTTTCTAAAATGTACACCGAATTGGCACAAGAGCATGATTCAACAGCTGTACAAGCCCTTACCCTTCTTAAAATTGATCCCAAAGAAGGCACGAGAAGTACCAATCTTGGTCCCAAAATGGCCATAGAACCTACCTCTTTAACAAGAATCATTAAACTTCTGGAAGACAACGGATACATCTATAAGGAGAAAACAACCACTGACAAAAGGGAGGTTATTATCAAACTTACGGATAAAGGACTTAATTCAAGGAATATGTCCAAAGAAGTCGTTGTCAACTTTAATAAGAAAGTCATGGAGAAAATTGCTCCTGAAAAGATGGAAACTTTTAAAGATGTAATGACTGAAATCATGAAAATAGCAAACGAATTACTAAACAACAGGAAATAA
- the tnpA gene encoding IS200/IS605 family transposase: MANTYTQIYIHIVFAVKGRQNLISKEKRKELHKFITGVVSNRNQKLFAVFAMPDHLHLLVSMGPTCSVSDLVRDIKAGSSKFINEKGWMNNKFNWQEGYGAFSYSRSGVDSVVKYILNQEEHHQKKTFREEYFDFLTKFEIEYDPKYVFEWIED; encoded by the coding sequence ATGGCAAATACCTACACACAAATTTATATCCACATTGTTTTCGCTGTTAAAGGAAGACAAAACTTGATTTCAAAAGAAAAAAGGAAGGAATTACATAAGTTTATTACAGGTGTTGTGTCCAATAGAAATCAAAAATTATTCGCAGTTTTTGCGATGCCTGATCACCTTCATCTTCTTGTGAGTATGGGTCCGACATGTTCGGTATCAGATTTAGTAAGAGATATTAAAGCGGGCTCTTCAAAATTCATCAATGAAAAAGGATGGATGAATAATAAGTTCAACTGGCAGGAAGGATACGGAGCTTTTTCTTATTCCAGAAGTGGTGTTGATTCGGTTGTAAAATATATTTTAAACCAGGAAGAACATCATCAAAAGAAGACGTTTAGAGAAGAATATTTTGATTTCTTGACAAAATTTGAAATTGAATATGATCCAAAATATGTATTTGAATGGATTGAAGATTAA